Within the Methanofollis sp. genome, the region TCCAGTTCGGGGCCGGAGTTTCTGAATGCCTCCCCGTCCCCTTCACTGACTGGCCTGTCTTCAGGGAGGTAGTCGACGGTGCCGATGCCTGCTGCCACCCTTGCATCGAGGTGGTCCTGCCTGAGATTCCCGGAATATTTGCTCGAAATGAGGGCAAGTCGTATGAGAATTGCATCTTCAAGAGCGTTTTCCGGATTTCGTGTTATGCCCTGGAATGAATCCCCTCTGAAAATTGAATATGGCTTTATATTGTTTTTTCCTGCGTCTTCGAGAGTATTTCTAATAAACGCGATCAACTCGTCGCCATATTTATCCTTTAATTTTGTTGATTTGATTATATCGCCTGTTAAAACCCCGTAGATCCACCCATCGGCCATATAAACCCGTCAACTCCCGCACATGTCATATGTCAGATCTCTTTACTTATAGTTTGTCAATTATGAACTCCACAATTGATAATTGCAATATATGAATTCTATAACTAATAATTGTGTTATATGAACTCCATACTTAATAACTCTTTAAAAAAATTCTGTGTATGATTTCAGAGTGCTGATCCACTGCTATTTGTTTGAGGATAAAAATCGAGGTATCCGGCAATTCCAGAACGTTTATTATGCGCTGCCGCACATCTGTTCCCGATAGCGGATGGATCCCCTGACAAA harbors:
- a CDS encoding helix-turn-helix domain-containing protein, which gives rise to MADGWIYGVLTGDIIKSTKLKDKYGDELIAFIRNTLEDAGKNNIKPYSIFRGDSFQGITRNPENALEDAILIRLALISSKYSGNLRQDHLDARVAAGIGTVDYLPEDRPVSEGDGEAFRNSGPELDRMKNDRKKLVVKTPWAGINEEFEIYCAFLDRSFDSITPKQAEALIYLFKGLSQQEIAEKSGVSQSAISHRIKKTDYDIIKKIIARYQRKIREALNLESNSRDLKIKIDNLA